A genomic region of Exiguobacterium sp. Helios contains the following coding sequences:
- a CDS encoding phosphocarrier protein HPr — protein sequence MEKTFKVIADSGIHARPATQLVNTASKFQSDINLEYNGKTVNLKSIMGVLSLGIAKDSDIKIVANGDDASEAITTLSDMLTSEGLAQ from the coding sequence ATGGAAAAAACATTCAAAGTCATCGCGGATTCAGGCATTCATGCTCGTCCGGCAACACAACTCGTCAACACAGCTTCTAAATTCCAATCAGACATCAACTTGGAATACAACGGAAAGACTGTAAACCTCAAGTCGATTATGGGTGTTCTTTCACTCGGAATCGCAAAAGACTCAGACATCAAAATCGTTGCAAACGGTGACGATGCTTCTGAAGCTATCACGACTCTTTCAGATATGCTGACAAGCGAAGGTCTTGCTCAGTAA
- a CDS encoding acyl-CoA thioesterase: MRVPSYINDLDPWLEQMKHGTRLDVAVRFAETDAYGHMNNRVPFVYFEDVRTLMLEETGYSLADDGIVVVADAQCNYIRQVYPRARLAVYAYPVQVGTASCDVHYAAFSEQEELMFTGRTSMVQIDRSGNAFPWNEAYKNSLQNRFESVII; this comes from the coding sequence GTGCGTGTACCTAGTTATATCAATGATTTAGATCCATGGTTGGAACAGATGAAACACGGGACGCGACTTGATGTCGCGGTCCGGTTCGCTGAAACCGACGCTTACGGTCATATGAATAATCGGGTTCCCTTCGTTTATTTCGAAGATGTCCGGACTCTGATGCTAGAAGAAACGGGCTACTCGCTTGCTGACGACGGCATCGTCGTCGTCGCGGATGCACAGTGTAACTACATCCGACAAGTCTATCCGCGGGCCCGTCTTGCCGTCTACGCCTATCCTGTACAGGTCGGTACGGCTTCGTGTGATGTGCATTACGCAGCGTTTAGCGAACAAGAGGAATTGATGTTTACAGGACGGACCTCGATGGTTCAGATTGATCGTTCCGGGAATGCCTTTCCATGGAATGAAGCATATAAAAATTCCTTGCAGAATCGATTCGAATCCGTTATCATTTGA
- a CDS encoding XTP/dITP diphosphatase, whose amino-acid sequence MKIIVATRNPGKVGEFQAMLGRLGYDVESLLDYETAPETEETGSTFEENAELKSKEAAAYFGHAVLSDDSGLEVDALDGAPGVYSARFAGEDKSDAANNALLLEKLADTPAEQRTARFVCALSLAKPSGETLTVRGTMEGRIGFELKGTNGFGYDPLFIIPPLNQTAAELTKSEKAAISHRGQALRKLEATLTTFLGE is encoded by the coding sequence ATGAAAATTATCGTAGCAACGAGAAATCCCGGAAAAGTCGGTGAGTTTCAGGCGATGCTTGGAAGACTCGGATACGACGTTGAATCCTTACTGGATTATGAGACGGCGCCTGAGACCGAAGAGACCGGATCGACATTTGAAGAAAATGCGGAATTGAAATCCAAAGAGGCAGCGGCCTATTTTGGTCATGCCGTACTGTCGGACGACTCCGGGCTTGAAGTGGATGCGTTAGACGGAGCACCGGGTGTCTACTCGGCCCGTTTTGCAGGAGAGGACAAGTCAGATGCTGCTAATAACGCGTTGCTGTTAGAAAAGTTAGCGGACACACCGGCAGAACAGCGAACAGCTCGATTTGTCTGTGCTTTGTCACTGGCAAAACCGTCGGGTGAAACATTGACTGTCCGTGGGACGATGGAAGGACGGATTGGATTTGAATTAAAAGGAACAAACGGTTTTGGTTATGATCCATTGTTTATTATTCCGCCCTTAAATCAGACGGCGGCCGAATTAACGAAAAGTGAAAAGGCGGCCATCAGTCATCGTGGACAAGCGTTGCGAAAACTTGAAGCGACATTAACTACTTTTTTGGGAGAGTGA
- a CDS encoding metallophosphoesterase family protein → MKALIVSDSHGLDQELLTIFNRHQEADVAFHCGDSQLTRDAESLYPYRVVKGNCDYGNDFPDDVVEELGPFRVLCVHGHRQDVKYSLDQLVHHADQKAAAIVLYGHSHVAKAEQRDGKLFINPGSIRMPRHRPEKTYALLTVENNQFTVDFYDLTGERINALYLEGML, encoded by the coding sequence ATGAAAGCGTTAATCGTAAGTGACAGCCATGGTCTCGATCAGGAACTATTGACGATATTCAACCGCCACCAAGAAGCAGATGTTGCCTTTCATTGCGGTGATTCCCAACTGACAAGAGATGCCGAATCGTTATACCCCTATCGTGTTGTGAAAGGGAACTGTGATTATGGGAATGATTTTCCGGACGACGTCGTTGAAGAGCTAGGACCGTTTCGTGTCTTATGTGTCCACGGTCATCGGCAGGACGTCAAGTACAGTCTTGATCAATTGGTTCACCATGCCGATCAGAAAGCGGCAGCAATCGTTTTATACGGTCATTCGCATGTCGCGAAAGCCGAACAGCGGGACGGGAAATTATTTATCAATCCGGGCTCGATTCGGATGCCACGTCATCGCCCGGAAAAGACATATGCCTTGTTGACGGTAGAAAATAATCAATTTACGGTTGATTTTTATGATTTGACAGGCGAAAGAATCAATGCCCTGTATCTCGAGGGAATGCTTTAA
- the tig gene encoding trigger factor produces the protein MTAKWEKQSGSLGVLTYEAPAEAFDKAVDQAFKKVVKTLNTPGFRKGKMPRAMFNKMYGEEALYQDALDILYQDTIEGAVVESGIEPIALDNIDVETLEKGKPVEFKITFVIEPDATLGEYKGLEYTAVETDVTDEDVDAELKTMQERGAELVVKEDGAIENGDTVVFDFAGFDGENQFDGGTAENYSLVIGSGNFIPGFEEQMVGLKSGEQKDIDVTFPEEYHEASLAGKPVVFKVTIHEIKAQELPELTDEFAKEMDEEVSSLDELKTKIRTRLENTRKQEADASMRDELVEAATKNATVDLPEVMVENEVERMVQEFTQRIQSQGIDLNMYFQLTGTTEEAMRTEMKEQAEERVKARLVLKQIVADEKIEVTEEEAQAELQSMSELYNIPADQLETMLAPQGGLDTLKGDLQFRKAIDVLVDNAKAK, from the coding sequence ATGACTGCAAAATGGGAAAAACAATCAGGTAGCCTCGGCGTTCTCACGTATGAAGCGCCTGCTGAAGCATTTGATAAAGCGGTAGACCAAGCGTTCAAAAAAGTCGTTAAGACATTGAACACACCAGGTTTCCGTAAAGGAAAAATGCCACGCGCAATGTTTAACAAAATGTACGGCGAAGAAGCACTTTACCAAGATGCACTTGATATCTTATATCAAGACACAATCGAAGGTGCTGTCGTCGAATCTGGAATCGAGCCAATCGCGCTTGATAACATTGACGTTGAAACACTCGAAAAAGGAAAACCAGTTGAGTTCAAAATCACATTCGTGATTGAGCCGGACGCAACACTCGGTGAGTACAAAGGTCTTGAGTACACAGCAGTCGAAACAGACGTTACAGACGAAGATGTCGATGCTGAACTCAAAACAATGCAAGAACGCGGTGCAGAGCTCGTCGTTAAAGAAGACGGCGCGATCGAAAATGGCGATACAGTCGTATTCGACTTCGCAGGTTTCGATGGTGAAAACCAATTCGACGGCGGTACTGCAGAAAACTACTCACTCGTCATCGGGTCTGGAAACTTCATCCCAGGATTTGAAGAGCAGATGGTTGGTCTTAAATCAGGCGAGCAAAAAGATATCGACGTCACGTTCCCAGAAGAGTACCATGAAGCATCACTCGCTGGAAAACCAGTCGTATTCAAAGTAACAATCCACGAAATCAAAGCACAAGAACTTCCTGAATTGACAGATGAGTTCGCTAAAGAAATGGACGAAGAAGTTTCTTCTCTTGATGAGTTGAAAACAAAAATTCGTACACGTCTTGAAAACACACGCAAACAAGAAGCTGATGCTTCAATGCGTGATGAGTTGGTTGAAGCTGCGACTAAAAACGCAACAGTTGATCTTCCAGAAGTCATGGTTGAAAACGAAGTTGAACGTATGGTCCAAGAATTCACACAACGCATTCAGTCACAAGGAATTGACCTTAACATGTACTTCCAGTTAACTGGAACGACTGAAGAGGCGATGCGCACTGAAATGAAAGAACAAGCAGAAGAGCGCGTTAAAGCTCGTCTCGTTCTTAAACAGATCGTTGCAGATGAAAAAATCGAAGTCACTGAAGAAGAAGCGCAAGCTGAACTTCAATCGATGTCTGAACTCTACAACATTCCTGCAGATCAACTCGAAACGATGCTTGCACCACAAGGCGGATTGGATACACTTAAAGGTGATCTTCAGTTCCGTAAAGCAATCGACGTTCTCGTTGACAACGCAAAAGCAAAATAA
- the rph gene encoding ribonuclease PH: MRLDQRAQADMRTIQFETGVNKHAEGSVLISVGDTRVLCTATVEEKVPPFLRGKRHGWINAEYAMLPRATAQRTGRESVRGKQTGRTMEIQRLISRALRSVVNLEKLGERTVWIDCDVLQADGGTRTAAITGGFLALVLAVDGLIQSGKLTDTPIKEGIAAVSVGKVGTELLLDLCYEEDAAADVDLNLVMTSSGKIVELQATGEEATFSRKEMLDMLELGEKGIEELLHAAEQSLGASWWYVGEEVEHG, encoded by the coding sequence ATGCGTTTAGATCAAAGAGCACAAGCAGACATGCGAACGATTCAGTTCGAGACGGGTGTCAATAAACACGCAGAAGGATCGGTGCTGATATCGGTTGGTGATACACGGGTCTTATGTACAGCGACGGTCGAAGAAAAAGTACCGCCCTTCCTGCGTGGGAAACGACACGGATGGATCAATGCCGAGTATGCGATGTTACCGCGGGCGACAGCACAACGGACAGGTCGGGAATCCGTTCGAGGCAAGCAGACAGGACGGACGATGGAAATTCAACGATTGATCAGCCGGGCATTGCGGTCTGTCGTCAATCTTGAGAAATTAGGCGAACGGACGGTTTGGATTGATTGTGATGTTCTTCAAGCAGATGGTGGAACCCGGACAGCGGCCATTACAGGTGGTTTCCTGGCGCTCGTCTTAGCGGTTGACGGATTGATTCAAAGCGGTAAGCTGACGGATACACCAATCAAAGAAGGAATAGCAGCAGTATCGGTCGGGAAAGTCGGGACGGAGTTATTGCTTGATCTTTGTTATGAAGAAGACGCAGCGGCAGATGTCGACTTGAATCTCGTCATGACATCGTCCGGGAAAATCGTCGAACTCCAAGCGACAGGAGAAGAAGCAACCTTTTCTCGCAAAGAAATGCTCGATATGCTCGAACTTGGGGAAAAGGGTATTGAAGAACTCCTCCATGCGGCGGAACAATCGTTAGGCGCCTCGTGGTGGTATGTCGGGGAAGAGGTGGAACACGGATGA
- the racE gene encoding glutamate racemase, protein MNRSIGVLDSGVGGLTVARELMRQLPHEQIIYVGDTLRCPYGPRPEEEIRQFTWEMIDFLVAQDVKLIVIACNTATAVVLKEARQKLSIPIIGVIDPGARAAVKVTRSKRIGVIGTKMTIESNSYEKALRHVEGQVVVESLACPPFVPLVESSQTSGPYVERVVANTLKPLLSYDMDTLILGCTHYPLLAEVIGRVIGPDVQLISSGDETALEVSALLDYNGITSAHDTVPEHVYHATGDTRSFERIASDWLNQPVQAKRLVLGTEEEKCV, encoded by the coding sequence GTGAATAGATCAATTGGAGTATTAGATTCTGGGGTTGGTGGATTGACGGTCGCACGTGAATTGATGCGTCAGCTGCCCCATGAACAAATCATATATGTCGGAGATACGTTACGGTGTCCGTATGGTCCTCGGCCGGAAGAAGAAATTCGTCAATTTACGTGGGAGATGATTGATTTTCTTGTCGCCCAAGATGTGAAATTGATTGTCATCGCCTGCAATACGGCGACAGCCGTCGTCCTGAAGGAAGCCCGGCAAAAGTTGTCGATTCCAATCATCGGTGTCATCGATCCGGGTGCACGGGCTGCGGTTAAAGTCACACGTTCGAAACGAATCGGTGTCATCGGTACGAAAATGACGATTGAAAGTAACTCGTATGAAAAAGCATTACGTCATGTCGAGGGACAAGTCGTCGTCGAGTCGTTGGCCTGCCCACCGTTCGTCCCGCTTGTTGAATCATCCCAGACAAGTGGACCGTATGTGGAACGTGTCGTTGCGAACACTTTAAAACCCTTGCTTTCGTACGATATGGATACACTGATTTTAGGGTGTACACATTATCCGTTGCTTGCAGAAGTCATTGGACGAGTCATCGGACCAGACGTCCAGCTGATTTCTTCGGGAGACGAAACCGCACTTGAAGTAAGTGCTTTGCTTGATTATAACGGCATCACATCAGCACACGATACCGTTCCGGAGCATGTCTATCATGCGACCGGTGATACACGCTCTTTTGAACGAATCGCCAGTGACTGGTTAAATCAACCGGTCCAGGCAAAACGGTTAGTGTTAGGAACGGAGGAAGAAAAATGCGTTTAG